The Streptomyces seoulensis genome contains a region encoding:
- the lepB gene encoding signal peptidase I: MGSDASAPDGAVNSGNGFAAAGDGTPPGRPPRTEEGGGSGGAARRPEKQRSFWKELPILIGIALVLALLIKTFLVQAFSIPSDSMQNTLQQGDRVLVDKLTPWFGSEPERGEVVVFHDPAQWLAGEPTPEQNAVQKALSWIGLMPSAEEKDLIKRVIGVGGDTVECEGSSPLKVNGKALDEPYVYPGNTPCSVDDQGGQFKVKVPKGYIWVMGDHRQNSRDSRYNQTDENHGMVPVKDVVGRAIVKAWPINRWGTLPIPDTFDQPGLDKQSSAAASLPYAPGAAAVAGVLPVAVWRRRKGTRPAAGAAREV; encoded by the coding sequence GTGGGGTCCGACGCCTCGGCCCCGGACGGCGCCGTGAACTCCGGGAACGGCTTCGCGGCGGCCGGTGACGGCACGCCGCCCGGCCGGCCCCCGCGGACCGAGGAAGGCGGCGGCAGCGGCGGTGCTGCGCGCCGGCCGGAGAAGCAGCGCTCCTTCTGGAAGGAACTGCCGATCCTGATCGGCATCGCGCTGGTCCTGGCCCTGCTGATCAAGACGTTCCTGGTGCAGGCGTTCTCGATCCCCTCCGACTCGATGCAGAACACCCTCCAGCAGGGTGACCGCGTCCTGGTGGACAAGCTCACCCCCTGGTTCGGCTCCGAGCCCGAGCGCGGCGAGGTCGTCGTGTTCCACGACCCCGCCCAGTGGCTGGCGGGCGAGCCGACGCCGGAGCAGAACGCGGTGCAGAAGGCGCTGAGCTGGATCGGTCTGATGCCGTCCGCCGAGGAGAAGGACCTCATCAAGCGCGTGATCGGGGTCGGCGGCGACACGGTCGAGTGCGAGGGCAGCAGCCCGCTGAAGGTCAACGGCAAGGCGCTGGACGAGCCGTACGTGTACCCGGGCAACACGCCGTGCAGCGTGGACGACCAGGGCGGCCAGTTCAAGGTCAAGGTGCCCAAGGGCTACATCTGGGTGATGGGCGACCACCGCCAGAACTCGCGTGACTCGCGGTACAACCAGACCGACGAGAACCACGGCATGGTGCCGGTCAAGGACGTGGTCGGACGCGCGATCGTGAAGGCGTGGCCCATCAACCGCTGGGGCACCCTGCCGATCCCGGACACCTTCGACCAGCCGGGTCTGGACAAGCAGAGCTCCGCGGCCGCCTCGCTGCCGTACGCGCCGGGCGCGGCCGCCGTCGCGGGCGTGCTGCCGGTGGCCGTGTGGCGCCGCCGCAAGGGCACCCGCCCCGCCGCCGGGGCCGCGCGCGAGGTGTGA
- the lepB gene encoding signal peptidase I, which translates to MGSAAGAGSKGGLGQVLSGVAVAVGLLLFLAGFGWAAVTYRPYIVPTSSMAPTIDAGDRVLAQRVDGADVRRGDVVVFSDKTWVTGADVVKRVVAVGGDTVACCTDGKLTVNGKPVDEPYLPEGTPAEIKGFPTVTVPKGRLFLLGDERQGSLDSTAHLTDAAEGTVSRGAVAARVDSVIWPMKGMLALPSGFEVLGPVSRQGPLPLIEVMIVAGAVLVLGGAAYGPVAARVGRSRTRTEPEPAHVG; encoded by the coding sequence ATGGGAAGTGCCGCAGGCGCGGGTTCCAAGGGGGGCCTCGGCCAAGTGCTGTCGGGTGTGGCGGTGGCCGTGGGCCTCCTGCTCTTCCTGGCCGGCTTCGGCTGGGCGGCCGTGACCTACCGGCCCTACATCGTGCCGACCAGCTCGATGGCCCCGACCATCGACGCCGGGGACCGGGTGCTGGCCCAGCGGGTCGACGGCGCGGACGTGCGCCGGGGTGACGTGGTCGTGTTCAGCGACAAGACCTGGGTGACCGGTGCCGACGTGGTCAAGCGGGTGGTCGCGGTCGGCGGGGACACCGTCGCCTGCTGCACCGACGGCAAGCTCACGGTCAACGGCAAGCCGGTCGACGAGCCCTACCTGCCCGAGGGCACCCCGGCCGAGATCAAGGGCTTTCCGACGGTGACCGTGCCCAAGGGCCGCCTCTTCCTGCTCGGTGACGAGCGGCAGGGCTCGCTGGACTCCACCGCCCACCTCACCGACGCGGCCGAGGGCACGGTGAGCCGAGGTGCGGTGGCCGCTCGCGTCGACTCGGTGATCTGGCCGATGAAGGGCATGCTCGCCCTGCCGTCCGGCTTCGAGGTGCTGGGGCCGGTGTCGCGGCAGGGGCCGCTGCCGCTCATCGAGGTGATGATCGTCGCCGGTGCGGTGCTGGTGCTGGGCGGTGCCGCCTACGGTCCGGTCGCTGCCCGCGTGGGCCGTTCCCGCACGCGTACCGAGCCGGAGCCCGCCCATGTCGGCTGA